The following proteins are co-located in the bacterium genome:
- the dinB gene encoding DNA polymerase IV, translating to MDAFYAAVEQRDHSELRGRPVIVGGGSVRGVVAACSYEARVFGVRSAMPAVQARKLCPDAVFVRGDMAKYRRIGAQVRRLFEEVSPLVEPLSIDEAFIDATGSVALLGPPRTIAERLRARVRAETGLAVSVGIGPGKMVAKIASDLAKPDGLLEVPAAAVAAFLGPLPVARLFGVGAVMQAALARAGIATIGDLARADAVRLAARIGPMAEALVALARGDDTRVVEADRAAKSYGEEGTFERDVRDDRLARGAIIAHAEAVARRLRHDGVRAGTVVLKVKLATPLGGGRFPLFTRQTALDEPSDDGKVLSDAALALWTRHRPHEAVRLLGVTGAGIVGAVSAGQLGLFPDPTRRRRAALNGALDRLADRFGAHSVTRADAHAPKATPTGQVKRGEDE from the coding sequence ATGGACGCGTTCTATGCGGCGGTCGAGCAGCGCGATCATTCGGAGCTGCGCGGGCGGCCCGTGATCGTGGGCGGCGGCTCCGTACGCGGCGTCGTGGCGGCGTGCTCGTACGAAGCGCGCGTCTTCGGCGTGCGCTCGGCGATGCCGGCGGTGCAGGCGCGCAAGCTCTGTCCCGACGCCGTCTTCGTGCGCGGCGACATGGCCAAGTATCGCCGCATCGGCGCGCAGGTGCGGCGGCTCTTCGAGGAGGTGAGCCCACTCGTCGAGCCGCTGTCGATCGACGAGGCCTTCATCGACGCGACCGGCTCGGTGGCGCTGCTCGGCCCGCCGCGGACCATCGCCGAGCGCCTGCGTGCTCGGGTGCGCGCCGAGACCGGGCTCGCGGTGTCGGTCGGCATCGGGCCGGGAAAGATGGTCGCGAAGATCGCGAGCGACCTCGCCAAGCCCGACGGCCTGCTCGAGGTGCCGGCGGCGGCCGTCGCCGCGTTCCTCGGCCCGCTGCCGGTGGCGCGCCTCTTCGGCGTCGGTGCGGTGATGCAGGCGGCGCTCGCCCGTGCCGGCATCGCCACCATCGGCGACCTCGCCCGTGCCGACGCCGTGCGGCTCGCCGCCCGGATCGGGCCGATGGCCGAGGCGCTGGTCGCGCTCGCACGGGGCGACGACACCCGCGTCGTCGAGGCCGACCGCGCCGCGAAGTCGTACGGCGAGGAGGGCACGTTCGAGCGCGACGTGCGCGACGATCGCCTCGCCCGCGGCGCGATCATCGCGCACGCCGAGGCCGTCGCACGCCGCCTGCGCCACGACGGCGTGCGCGCCGGCACGGTCGTCCTCAAGGTGAAGCTCGCGACGCCGCTCGGCGGCGGCCGCTTCCCGCTCTTCACGCGGCAGACGGCGCTCGACGAGCCGAGCGACGACGGCAAGGTGCTGTCCGATGCCGCGCTCGCGCTGTGGACGCGGCACCGTCCACACGAGGCCGTGCGGCTGCTCGGCGTCACCGGCGCCGGGATCGTCGGCGCCGTGTCCGCGGGCCAGCTCGGCCTCTTCCCCGACCCGACGCGCCGCCGCCGTGCGGCGCTCAACGGCGCGCTCGACCGCCTCGCCGACCGCTTCGGCGCGCACAGCGTGACGCGTGCCGACGCGCACGCGCCGAAGGCGACGCCGACGGGGCAGGTGAAGCGCGGCGAGGACGAGTGA